Part of the Phaeodactylum tricornutum CCAP 1055/1 chromosome 5, whole genome shotgun sequence genome is shown below.
ACTGATACTGACTTACCTTGCATCACTATGGCTTTTTGGATGAAGAGCTGATACGTTTGTTCCATACCAGAAAGGTCCGAACGACGTCAATATCAAGCGCTTCATCTGACTATTTTCATCGATGCGAGCATTCGATACTTCATAAAAACCCGGGAAAAATTAATTCTGATCGAATAAAATATCAACTAACGTTATAGTGCTTATGAACAAGTAATCTTGGCCTTTCGTTCTGTAGCGCATTTTACAGATAATCATTCCACCACGTTTACTGATATTTCAAGATTGTTGGTTACAACGAGGCGGAATAGCGCACGTCGGCACCTGTGAGAAATGCGACCGCTGGAAACAAGCTGCATAAAAGCTTTGGCGATGCCCGACTCTTCATCGAACATGAGATCTTGAACCAGTGAGGTAACGGCAATATCACGACGTTCAGCGGCTTCGGCAAGGCCCCGTCCTCCCCCGGGGCAAAACCACAAGCACATAGCAGGAGGCGCCTCCCAACAATTACAAAGATTGCCACTGCCTCGCTGTAAATCACGGGTTTCACGCAACATT
Proteins encoded:
- a CDS encoding predicted protein is translated as MKIFLLAILCFFVAAQAQEVQIRLLGKNENKNVCDSDEDEMNILIEAAIDQVLEMHNIPVPESYITGNNNRMLRETRDLQRGSGNLCNCWEAPPAMCLWFCPGGGRGLAEAAERRDIAVTSLVQDLMFDEESGIAKAFMQLVSSGRISHRCRRALFRLVVTNNLEISVNVVE